A single genomic interval of Spinacia oleracea cultivar Varoflay chromosome 6, BTI_SOV_V1, whole genome shotgun sequence harbors:
- the LOC130462868 gene encoding uncharacterized protein, producing MPKAPFALDKAQKKVLCEWVRDLKFPDAYASNLSRCVNLQSCKLYGMKSHDCHVFMERLLPVALKELLPLHVWKAITEISQFFRDLCAPTIKASDIDRLDKNIAEILCKLEKIFPPAFFNSMEHLPVHLPHEAKVGGPVQYRWMYPFERFLNHLKRKVGNKARVEGSICNAYLMEEITNFCSHYFQPEVDTKARDLGRNVHSVVENQHDVNIPEMFRVDCGRAPTNGRLRFLQDMEYDRAHLYVLANSGILGEYERKFEEHIIQTQPHIVMEDIWSKCEAQFPEWFKSHVLRSLSPNDVTRALAMGPSRQVRTWSRFYANGYNFQTHDYGKHKSTMNYGVCVQSPDEVDYFGILEEVVELSYCGKLQEYKTILFKCSWMDSVKGMNIHEQYKLVEVNHSKRYPKYDPFVLSYQVSQVYFAHYPSLKRDKAQWWAVFKTKARSVIDAPVDLDFLQEDANEVSSALCAPDEIPDYEDQDDDDDDDINDVDADSMSDEDEDDEDEDEDDEDEDDGDDDIDDDDDDGDDDDADDSDGYDD from the exons ATGCCAAAAGCACCCTTTGCACTTGACAAGGCTCAAAAGAAGGTGTTATGTGAATGGGTTCGAGACTTGAAATTCCCGGATGCTTATGCTTCAAACTTGAGCAGGTGTGTTAATCTTCAATCATGCAAGCTGTATGGAATGAAGAGCCACGATTGTCATGTCTTCATGGAGAGGTTACTTCCGGTTGCTTTGAAGGAGTTGCTTCCCTTGCATGTTTGGAAGGCAATTACAGAGATTAGTCAATTCTTCCGAGACTTATGCGCCCCCACTATCAAAGCGAGTGACATAGATCGCTTGGATAAGAATATAGCTGAGATCTTGTGCAAGCTAGAGAAGATTTTTCCACCTGCATTTTTCAACTCAATGGAACACTTGCCAGTTCATCTTCCACATGAGGCAAAGGTTGGTGGTCCCGTCCAGTACAGGTGGATGTACCCATTTGAAAG GTTTCTTAACCATTTGAAGCGTAAGGTTGGAAATAAGGCACGTGTAGAAGGCTCCATATGCAATGCTTACCTAATGGAGGAGATTACGAACTTTTGTTCCCACTATTTTCAACCTGAGGTTGACACCAAAGCAAGGGATCTAGGAAGAAATGTCCATTCGGTTGTTGAGAACCAACATGACGTTAATATCCCCGAGATGTTCAGGGTGGATTGTGGTCGTGCACCTACTAATGGCCGTTTGCGCTTCTTGCAAGACATGGAGTATGATCGAGCACATCTTTATGTGCTTGCAAACAGTGGCATCTTAGGTGAATATGAAAG GAAATTTGAGGAGCACATTATCCAAACTCAACCTCACATAGTAATGGAGGATATTTGGAGTAAATGCGAAGCCCAGTTCCCTGAATGGTTTAAATCACAT GTTCTCCGGTCTTTGAGTCCTAATGATGTGACACGGGCGCTTGCGATGGGCCCCTCTAGACAAGTAAGGACATGGAGCCGGTTCTATGCGAATGGatataattttcaaactcatgacTACGGCAAACACAAGTCAACTATGAATTATGGAGTGTGTGTACAAAGTCCTGATGAAGTTGACTACTTTGGCATTTTGGAGGAGGTGGTTGAACTTTCTTATTGTGGTAAGCTTCAAGAGTACAAGACAATCTTGTTTAAGTGCAGCTGGATGGATTCCGTGAAGGGTATGAACATTCATGAACAATACAAACTTGTTGAGGTCAATCATTCTAAGAGATACCCAAAGTATGACCCGTTTGTATTGTCTTACCAAGTTAGTCAAGTATACTTTGCACACTACCCCAGTTTGAAGAGGGATAAAGCCCAATGGTGGGCTGTGTTTAAAACTAAGGCAAGGTCTGTGATTGATGCTCCGGTTGACTTAGACTTTCTACAAGAAGATGCAAATGAGGTTTCTTCAGCTCTTTGTGCTCCAGATGAGATCCCAGATTATGAAGatcaagatgatgatgatgatgacgataTTAATGATGTTGATGCTGATAGTATGAgtgatgaggatgaggatgatgaagatgaggatgaggatgatgaggatgaggatgatggtgatgatgacattgatgatgatgatgacgatggtgatgatgatgatgctgatGATTCTGATGGATACGACgattaa